A stretch of the Streptomyces sp. WMMB303 genome encodes the following:
- a CDS encoding TetR/AcrR family transcriptional regulator C-terminal domain-containing protein, protein MLGTLDECGLAPATALDLNALLYSHVLGLALQHERETAAESSTGLTEDAWMAQQAATLASLTASGAHPTFARLLDALGDDGYELRLDGLFETGLAAILDGVSRLVEGR, encoded by the coding sequence ATGCTCGGCACCCTGGACGAGTGCGGCCTCGCCCCGGCGACCGCACTCGATCTGAACGCCCTGCTCTACAGCCATGTCCTGGGGCTGGCCCTCCAGCACGAGCGGGAGACCGCCGCCGAGAGCAGCACCGGTCTGACGGAGGACGCCTGGATGGCACAGCAGGCGGCCACCCTCGCGTCGCTGACGGCCTCCGGCGCCCACCCGACGTTCGCGCGCCTCCTCGACGCCCTCGGGGACGACGGCTACGAACTGCGTCTGGACGGCCTCTTCGAGACCGGGCTGGCCGCCATCCTCGACGGCGTGTCCCGGCTCGTCGAGGGACGGTAA
- a CDS encoding transglycosylase SLT domain-containing protein, which yields MRTTLTALSTVRPTRRLAVSGLTALGAAGIAATALTGTAHAAQPQTQTAGPATHQAAATAQHLTAQADHAAKNTKSTENGKDGGKGEYADNLDGWIREARAIMAKHDIPGSYDGIKRNIIRESAGDPHAVNDWDVNAKKGTPSKGLLQVIQPTFDQYHVKGTPDDLTDPVANIVAACNYAADRYGTMDNVDSAY from the coding sequence ATGCGCACCACTCTCACCGCCCTGAGTACCGTCCGCCCCACCCGCCGCCTGGCCGTCAGCGGCCTGACCGCCCTGGGCGCGGCCGGAATCGCCGCCACCGCCCTGACCGGCACCGCCCACGCCGCCCAGCCCCAGACCCAGACCGCCGGCCCCGCCACCCACCAGGCCGCCGCCACCGCCCAGCACCTGACCGCCCAGGCCGACCACGCCGCCAAGAACACCAAGAGCACCGAGAACGGCAAGGATGGCGGCAAGGGCGAGTACGCCGACAACCTCGACGGCTGGATCCGCGAGGCCCGCGCCATCATGGCCAAGCACGACATCCCCGGCAGCTACGACGGCATCAAGCGCAACATCATCCGCGAATCCGCCGGCGACCCCCACGCCGTCAACGACTGGGACGTCAACGCCAAGAAGGGCACCCCCTCCAAGGGACTCCTCCAGGTCATCCAGCCCACCTTCGACCAGTACCACGTCAAGGGCACCCCCGACGACCTCACCGACCCCGTCGCCAACATCGTCGCCGCCTGCAACTACGCCGCCGACCGCTACGGCACCATGGACAACGTCGACTCCGCCTACTGA
- a CDS encoding FAD-dependent monooxygenase produces the protein MPSIHSSYCLYPVRGNAELRATLGFMSPPLDYDHRDTEQQKALLAAHTAALGGDTGTLLEAMHTAPDFYFAPMAQVRMDHWTRGRLALVGDAGYCPSPLSGQGTSLALVGAYVLARELGASSVPVADALLRYEERMRPFVALNQALATENPGQGPSEESLTVAKNALTLGDADGWGL, from the coding sequence GTGCCGAGCATCCACTCGAGCTACTGCCTCTACCCCGTCCGCGGGAACGCCGAGTTGCGCGCCACGCTCGGCTTCATGTCGCCGCCCCTGGACTACGACCACCGCGACACCGAGCAGCAGAAGGCGCTGCTGGCCGCGCACACGGCCGCTCTCGGAGGGGACACCGGCACCCTGCTGGAGGCGATGCACACGGCTCCCGACTTCTACTTCGCCCCCATGGCGCAAGTCCGCATGGACCACTGGACGCGGGGCCGCCTCGCATTGGTCGGCGACGCCGGGTACTGCCCCTCGCCGCTCTCCGGCCAGGGCACCAGCCTCGCCCTGGTCGGCGCTTACGTCCTCGCCCGCGAGCTGGGCGCCTCCTCCGTGCCGGTCGCCGACGCGCTGCTCCGGTACGAGGAGCGCATGCGCCCCTTTGTCGCCCTCAACCAGGCCCTCGCCACCGAGAACCCGGGGCAGGGCCCATCCGAGGAGTCCCTCACCGTCGCGAAGAACGCCCTCACCCTCGGTGACGCGGACGGGTGGGGGTTGTGA
- a CDS encoding sensor domain-containing protein produces the protein MATMTTQVQQGPDSIPRRRGRFGREVGYLLSGLPLGIAAFVLMVTGFALGVSTLILVVGLPVLAGTLSMARFLARVEAEQIAAVTGRPLLTRPGGAAEAAGAGGSRWKGVADPQAWRDLVHAVLAFPVRVATFSVTLTWLVGGVGGLTYGLWSWSIPRGDEDGVMDLAFGLDGRGPDIAFNTALGVFFLLTAVPMVRGLAVTQAGLGRVLLRREQR, from the coding sequence ATGGCGACGATGACAACGCAGGTGCAGCAGGGCCCGGACTCCATCCCCCGGCGGCGGGGACGCTTCGGCCGGGAGGTGGGCTATCTGCTCTCCGGGCTGCCGCTGGGCATCGCCGCCTTCGTGCTGATGGTGACCGGGTTCGCGCTCGGCGTCTCGACGCTCATCCTCGTCGTCGGACTGCCGGTGCTGGCCGGGACGCTGTCCATGGCCCGCTTCCTGGCCCGGGTGGAAGCGGAGCAGATCGCCGCCGTCACCGGCCGTCCGCTGCTCACCCGCCCGGGCGGCGCGGCGGAGGCAGCCGGGGCCGGGGGCAGTCGGTGGAAGGGGGTGGCGGACCCGCAGGCGTGGCGGGACCTGGTGCACGCGGTGCTGGCCTTCCCGGTGCGGGTGGCGACCTTCTCGGTCACGCTGACCTGGCTGGTGGGCGGGGTCGGCGGGCTCACCTACGGACTGTGGTCCTGGTCGATCCCCCGCGGTGACGAGGACGGGGTGATGGATCTGGCCTTCGGGCTGGACGGGCGCGGTCCCGACATCGCCTTCAATACAGCACTCGGTGTGTTCTTCCTGCTCACAGCGGTTCCGATGGTCCGCGGGCTGGCGGTGACACAGGCGGGGCTTGGCCGGGTGCTGCTGCGCCGCGAGCAGCGGTGA